One Spea bombifrons isolate aSpeBom1 chromosome 1, aSpeBom1.2.pri, whole genome shotgun sequence DNA window includes the following coding sequences:
- the SELENOP gene encoding selenoprotein P, with amino-acid sequence MWKGFALALALCLLPWGGSESQGHRSLCKKPPDWRIGDVNPMLDSAGMVTVVALLQASUYLCLLQASRLDDLRLKLENESFVNISYIVVNHQGKHSQVRYEVLKSKVSEHIPVYQQDENQADVWSLLKGNKDDFFIYDRCGRLVKHLELPYTFLSFPYVEEAIKTAYCEHKCGDCINQTSEVEVACKKPEEQPTEDKPAEEPIETPRHQHDHEKHRGHGHRHQQQEEVLVVEDGVRHGNRRRGHGHRHRARGEAGEVISRPRDRSHQHNGERVEEAVPQREVVFVPQREADIPVLGRKPUKKIKSUKKQYLUDRREESGKVTETUCUHURQLSFETTQNEVTURCKEVLPASCRUHELLSDSLPESUQURLPPAAUHSADAGLSDDKSPTETEHSVA; translated from the exons ATGTGGAAGGGCTTTGCTCTCGCCCTGGCTCTCTGTCTCCTCCCGTGGGGGGGATCAGAGAGCCAGGGTCACCGCTCGCTATGTAAGAAGCCACCGGACTGGAGAATTGGAGATGTTAATCCAATGCTGGACTCGGCTGGAATGGTGACTGTTGTAGCTCTTCTTCAGGCTAGCTGATACTTATGTCTGCTGCAGGCTTCCAG GTTGGATGATCTGCGGTTAAAGCTAGAGAATGAAAGCTTTGTGAACATATCCTACATCGTGGTTAATCACCAAGGAAAACATTCCCAAGTCAGATACGAAGTTTTAAAATCCAAGGTCTCTGAGCACATTCCGGTGTATCAGCAAGACGAAAACCAAGCGGACGTCTGGAGCCTTCTGAAAGGCAACAAAGATGACTTTTTCATTTACGATAG gtGTGGACGTTTGGTAAAACATCTCGAGCTTCCCTACACGTTTTTAAGTTTCCCATACGTTGAGGAGGCAATAAAAACTGCATACTGTGAACATAAATGCGGGGACTGCATAAATCAG ACATCAGAAGTTGAAGTTGCATGCAAGAAACCAGAAGAACAGCCAACAGAGGACAAACCAGCAGAAGAGCCGATAGAGACACCCAGGCATCAGCATGATCATGAAAAACACAGGGGGCATGGGCACAGACATCAGCAGCAGGAGGAAGTCCTTGTGGTAGAGGATGGGGTCAGACATGGTAATCGTAGGAGAGGTCATGGCCACAGGCACCGTGCAAGAGGAGAAGCTGGAGAAGTGATCTCCAGACCACGGGACCGTTCTCACCAGCATAATGGTGAAAGAGTTGAGGAGGCTGTTCCTCAAAGAGAGGTTGTGTTTGTCCCACAAAGAGAGGCAGATATTCCTGTCTTAGGTAGAAAGCCTTGAAAAAAGATTAAAAGCTGAAAGAAACAATATCTGTGAGACAGGCGAGAGGAGTCAGGGAAAGTCACTGAGACGTGATGCTGACACTGACGGcagctttcatttgaaacaacACAGAATGAGGTGACCTGACGGTGTAAGGAAGTCCTCCCAGCGTCCTGCAGGTGACACGAGCTGCTGTCAGACAGCCTTCCTGAGTCCTGACAGTGACGTCTGCCTCCAGCTGCATGACATTCAGCAGATGCGGGACTGTCTGATGACAAGTCACCCACCGAGACAGAACATAGCGTAGCCTGA